Genomic window (Shewanella psychropiezotolerans):
AGCTTGGCAAGAAAACAGTGCTTCGTGGTCATGCCTGGGCTGGTTTGAGAGAAGTTATCAAGGTTGAGGTTAGCTATGACTATGGTACTCGCTGGCATGTCGTTGAGCTAGAGAAGCCCAAGAACGCAACTGCCTGGCAGCAATGGCAGACAGAGTTAGACTTACCTGAGCAAGGGTATTATGAGATTTGGGCCAGAGCCACCGATAGTGAGGGTGATACCCAGCCTGTGGTGCAGCCTCAGTGGAACCCAAAAGGTTATATGTTTAATGGCTGCCATAGAATAGCCGTTAGGGTGGTCTGATGAAGTCCTTTATTCGGTTTGTCTGTCTGCTCCTGCTCTCTACATGCCTGCATGCTCAAGCCGTTGAGCTAAGCGACACCAATACTTCAATTGCTAAGATTGACTACCCCGTCGATGCTAAATCCGGTTTGATTAAGGCACCTGGCTGGGAGTTAGTGAATGGTCAGTGTAACGCCTGCCATTCTAGTTTAATCGTGCCGCAAAACCATGGTGACAGAGACTTTTGGCAAGAGACTATTCAGTGGATGGTAGATACACAGGGATTAT
Coding sequences:
- a CDS encoding cytochrome C, which produces MKSFIRFVCLLLLSTCLHAQAVELSDTNTSIAKIDYPVDAKSGLIKAPGWELVNGQCNACHSSLIVPQNHGDRDFWQETIQWMVDTQGLWDLSDTWEPTLDYLSTYYNQVDIDMTLFRRKPIDKDSLPPSQKADIGTVIKRDE